In a genomic window of Thermoproteus tenax Kra 1:
- a CDS encoding class I SAM-dependent methyltransferase: MDWAISARDAYTAIGKAYEESRRRPILVSDLAVFGPKALDIGSGRGAQPAYFEAEHPYVVHCDLSPELIPQGSEAVLCEATMLPFRSGAFDVVYAVAVFHHLPPGALIRAVAEGLRVGRRLVATTWLLPGGGGERREIAWRWKSRAVRTYYVYGLSDLASAVSAAGGRPLMLTYLRRGRRLNSLVLAERIGPSNAQGQKKK, encoded by the coding sequence GTGGATTGGGCCATCTCGGCCAGAGATGCATACACAGCCATCGGCAAAGCCTATGAGGAGTCCAGGAGGAGGCCTATTTTGGTGTCGGATTTAGCCGTTTTTGGCCCCAAGGCGCTAGACATAGGCTCCGGCAGAGGCGCTCAGCCCGCCTATTTTGAGGCAGAACACCCCTACGTAGTTCACTGCGATCTGTCCCCCGAGCTAATCCCGCAGGGCTCAGAGGCCGTGTTGTGTGAGGCCACTATGTTGCCCTTCAGATCGGGCGCGTTCGATGTAGTATACGCAGTTGCGGTCTTTCACCATCTGCCCCCAGGCGCCTTAATTAGGGCCGTCGCCGAAGGCCTTAGGGTCGGCAGAAGGCTCGTGGCCACCACCTGGCTACTCCCAGGAGGAGGCGGAGAGCGCCGCGAAATAGCGTGGAGGTGGAAGTCTCGCGCCGTGCGGACCTACTATGTCTACGGCCTCTCCGACTTGGCCTCAGCTGTATCGGCGGCAGGCGGAAGGCCGTTAATGCTGACATACCTAAGGAGGGGGCGCCGTCTGAACTCTTTAGTCCTCGCAGAGAGGATCGGCCCTTCGAATGCCCAAGGGCAGAAAAAGAAATAG
- a CDS encoding elongator complex protein 3, whose translation MIRRPKPEDDGAEVSPIKRPVRAASGVHVVAVMTGPLSCPGECVFCPTARGVPKSYLPDSPAVLRALRARYDPYRQVMARIKNYLAGGHEPNKIEVIVMGGTFTALPRQYQFWFVGNVLKALNDYPQWSSAAPSVDVELEQERNEGATLRLVALTVETRPDYVEKRHIDDLLSLGVTRVELGVQSIYDDVLRLTKRGHGVKEVVDATARLKDAAYKVCYHLMPGLPGSDPDRDLDMFRAVFEDPSFRPDCVKIYPTFVVPGTELYEWWRRGIYRSYDEETWRELLAKIYALVPPWVRVMRLGRDIPLHHVVDGPRWGNMREVVEEEMEKRGLPCREIRCREVGIRMVHGEPVAELSRYEKIVYEASGGLEYFFQAVGDDGTLYGILRLRIPAQPWRPEIDARTALVREIHVYGPEVPIGRRSVWPQHRGIGRRLMELAEGAAVESSAKKVVVIAGVGARPYFKKLGYSRCGPYMCKRL comes from the coding sequence GTGATTCGTAGACCTAAGCCGGAAGACGACGGGGCGGAGGTCTCGCCCATCAAGAGGCCCGTCAGAGCCGCCAGCGGCGTCCACGTAGTCGCCGTTATGACGGGGCCTCTCAGCTGTCCGGGGGAATGCGTGTTCTGCCCCACGGCGAGGGGCGTGCCCAAGTCGTATCTGCCCGACTCGCCCGCCGTGTTGAGGGCTCTGAGGGCCAGATACGACCCCTATAGGCAAGTTATGGCCAGAATAAAGAATTATCTAGCGGGAGGCCACGAGCCCAACAAAATCGAGGTGATAGTTATGGGCGGGACGTTCACGGCGCTACCTCGCCAGTATCAGTTCTGGTTTGTAGGCAACGTCCTCAAGGCCTTGAACGATTATCCACAGTGGTCATCCGCCGCTCCCTCGGTCGACGTAGAGCTGGAGCAGGAGCGTAACGAGGGGGCAACGCTGAGGCTTGTGGCTCTCACTGTGGAGACCAGGCCTGACTACGTGGAGAAGCGCCATATAGATGACTTGTTGTCGCTGGGAGTCACTAGGGTCGAGCTGGGCGTACAGTCCATCTACGACGATGTTCTGAGGCTCACGAAGAGGGGCCACGGCGTTAAGGAGGTCGTGGACGCCACAGCCAGACTGAAGGACGCCGCCTATAAAGTGTGTTATCACCTCATGCCTGGGCTCCCAGGCAGCGACCCGGACAGAGACCTCGATATGTTCAGAGCCGTGTTCGAGGATCCCTCGTTCCGTCCGGACTGTGTCAAGATATATCCGACCTTCGTCGTGCCCGGGACAGAGTTGTACGAGTGGTGGAGGAGGGGCATCTATCGCTCCTACGACGAGGAGACTTGGCGGGAGCTCCTCGCCAAAATATATGCGTTGGTCCCCCCGTGGGTGAGAGTTATGAGGCTGGGCCGGGACATCCCCCTCCACCACGTGGTTGACGGGCCCAGATGGGGCAACATGAGGGAGGTCGTCGAGGAGGAGATGGAGAAGAGGGGTCTCCCGTGTAGAGAAATCCGTTGTAGAGAGGTCGGCATAAGGATGGTGCACGGCGAGCCTGTAGCTGAGCTCTCCAGATATGAGAAGATAGTGTATGAGGCGAGCGGAGGACTCGAGTATTTCTTCCAAGCTGTCGGCGATGACGGCACTTTATATGGGATCCTGAGGCTCAGAATTCCGGCGCAGCCCTGGAGGCCCGAGATAGATGCGCGCACTGCGTTGGTGAGAGAGATCCACGTCTACGGCCCCGAGGTGCCCATTGGGAGGAGGAGCGTGTGGCCGCAACACAGAGGGATAGGCCGCAGGCTGATGGAGCTCGCTGAGGGCGCGGCCGTTGAGAGCTCGGCCAAAAAAGTCGTAGTTATAGCTGGCGTCGGCGCCAGGCCCTACTTCAAAAAGCTCGGCTACTCTAGGTGTGGGCCCTATATGTGTAAAAGGCTCTAG
- a CDS encoding ATP-dependent DNA helicase — protein sequence MERFFSYDQFRPFQRELAVAILEGFRSGKVVVANAPTGLGKTAAALAAALAYAQESGARVLYLVRVKNEMLQPLRELSRLKSKGVELKVAFLRNKQDMCCYRELRGLPYAEFLAECRYLRALGKCQYYPPKPLELRTPLTPKAFIKAACEAGTCAYETAKVLTMEAQVVVATYFYVFSPRAEQWVDLGKSVLIVDEAHSLPDAVASINSVEITEADIRRARSDAERYGLSDVAAMLYRAAKSLREIRPGPLSIGDVLALFDEPGSLERSALEVIKRMIDEGLTPYSPIVSIAEFVKTLKSSGRYVVVAETSEDGLKLRAVPYDVNRLIANVINAAKAVALISGSLPIDLFLKALPTTRPTATFDVPLDRFVKSGNFIAIIDKGVTTKFTSRGEEMYKAIAKRLAAVITETPGGILVVFPSYDVLKGVRKYLSFKIPLYVEARDTDLEDIPLEEKFAVFAVAGGKLAEGVEYVKEGRNLLAAVAVVGVPFPDRDYFLDKRVEELTPTLGAEAAWSAVYLYNAVIKVRQAVGRLFRSPDDRGALIFLDYRYLEPELYLNLKDILRGAQLAEGEEELRKYLREFFATESLAL from the coding sequence GTGGAGCGTTTTTTCTCCTACGATCAGTTCAGGCCATTCCAACGAGAGTTAGCGGTGGCCATTCTAGAGGGATTTAGATCAGGTAAAGTGGTTGTGGCCAACGCGCCCACTGGGTTGGGTAAGACTGCAGCAGCGCTCGCGGCCGCCTTGGCTTATGCGCAGGAGAGCGGGGCCAGGGTGCTCTATCTTGTCAGAGTGAAGAACGAGATGCTTCAGCCTCTCAGAGAGCTATCGAGGCTTAAGTCCAAAGGGGTTGAGCTGAAAGTCGCCTTCCTCAGAAATAAACAAGATATGTGTTGTTACAGGGAGCTCAGAGGCTTGCCCTACGCAGAGTTTTTAGCTGAGTGTAGATATCTTAGGGCTTTGGGCAAATGTCAATACTATCCGCCGAAGCCCCTAGAGCTACGGACGCCGCTGACTCCCAAGGCGTTTATTAAGGCGGCGTGTGAGGCCGGCACTTGTGCGTACGAGACGGCCAAAGTGTTGACTATGGAGGCGCAAGTGGTTGTAGCGACATATTTCTACGTCTTCAGCCCCAGGGCTGAACAGTGGGTCGACTTGGGCAAAAGCGTGTTGATAGTCGACGAGGCCCACTCTTTGCCCGACGCGGTGGCCTCTATAAACTCCGTCGAGATAACCGAGGCCGATATAAGGAGGGCGAGATCTGACGCAGAACGGTACGGCCTAAGCGATGTGGCGGCCATGTTGTATAGAGCCGCCAAGAGCCTCCGTGAGATAAGGCCCGGCCCGTTGTCGATCGGAGACGTGTTAGCTCTGTTTGATGAGCCGGGGAGCCTCGAGAGGTCTGCCTTGGAGGTAATCAAGAGGATGATCGACGAGGGTTTAACGCCTTACTCGCCCATAGTATCTATAGCGGAGTTCGTCAAGACGTTGAAGAGCAGCGGCAGATACGTAGTAGTGGCCGAGACCTCAGAGGATGGACTTAAGCTGAGGGCTGTGCCCTACGATGTTAACAGATTAATAGCCAATGTGATAAACGCGGCCAAGGCCGTGGCGCTCATCAGCGGATCTCTGCCGATAGATCTATTTCTTAAGGCCCTGCCCACAACTAGGCCGACGGCGACCTTCGATGTACCGCTCGATAGATTTGTCAAGAGCGGTAACTTCATTGCTATAATAGACAAGGGGGTTACTACTAAGTTCACGTCGAGGGGAGAGGAGATGTACAAGGCAATAGCCAAGAGGTTGGCCGCAGTTATAACGGAGACGCCTGGAGGCATCCTCGTCGTATTTCCCAGCTACGACGTGTTAAAAGGCGTGAGGAAGTATTTGTCGTTCAAGATACCTCTCTATGTCGAGGCCAGAGACACAGACTTGGAGGACATACCGTTGGAGGAGAAGTTTGCGGTCTTCGCCGTGGCCGGCGGGAAGTTGGCCGAGGGCGTTGAGTACGTCAAGGAGGGGAGAAACCTTCTGGCCGCCGTAGCTGTGGTCGGAGTGCCGTTTCCCGATAGAGATTACTTCTTGGACAAGAGGGTCGAAGAGCTTACTCCTACGCTCGGAGCCGAGGCCGCGTGGAGCGCTGTATATCTCTATAACGCAGTTATAAAGGTGAGACAAGCGGTAGGTCGGCTGTTTAGGTCGCCGGATGACAGAGGCGCCCTCATCTTCCTGGACTATAGATATCTGGAGCCGGAGCTCTACCTAAACCTCAAGGACATATTGAGGGGGGCCCAGTTGGCCGAGGGCGAGGAGGAGTTGAGGAAATATCTCAGAGAGTTTTTTGCTACAGAAAGCCTCGCTCTTTAG
- a CDS encoding WD40 repeat domain-containing protein codes for MRWLIALLLAVVLGAYLASAYILGTESLDLIYQATQTGVNIIAENGGTIWSAAAHYPLIATNAYGGCLAIVDRPYIYYVYVNQSRGLINVSLVKYSVVSLFTPYGYMIWSKGLSRQNITAVATNCVQVAVGTESGEVIVVDEKGIEATYSLGAPVTALAYSRDGNTIYAGTYSGALYAISGASVTQLASNPGTVYFIGANPGAQPYAVWFYKGRLPHLIIWPLGVDLTPGAITEYGTNTPAVAAAVSQDGSTLAVGIYDQLYVYRDGSLQFTAMLPSAPTAIAVSGNGSIIVVGTLGGQVVVYWNGHLAAEWDAGAPVTSVATSWDGLTVAVETWGTVKFQRLAIGMIKVVDPAATIEVTGPEPCLNETIDVVSSGSTFTYQVAGTAQVLLPVGPVQIIPQYRYLSQSSRCAPLNNVTLSVSGNLQSPVILYYQLQYRVDISPPGLVSGPTWAAGTTVYAANPRVQILMFGGPAGAGSTADMVLDHWVVNNTVINVPAPSIAVNVNGPTTVTAVYKVLAPSIVQINSTARWRLRGLVVYDQYGQPVSSGLTPYVTTYPVTTTAYYVMQYLVTTKWPAAVNGSQSLWADQYSYVQFTAPLIYDFGNGTRLYFHGWSNGQSGNFTAEVTGPLTVDPIYSVQYLVVVKQPGTVNGMSSVWADKGSTITLNIPEALSTSGQTRTAFAYWVINGKAGPSSPTAKVTVEGPMNVTYATKTQYLVTFQSKYGTPSVAETWADAGSTLYVTVSPDQVWSPPPLLYQFGGWQSPSGQVFNSPSVVVVAPGTYTAVWNLNPLPLIIIAAAAGGGAGAYIIIRRRHAALAAELSAGT; via the coding sequence ATGAGATGGTTGATAGCCTTATTACTGGCCGTAGTGTTGGGGGCCTATCTGGCCTCCGCCTATATCCTGGGCACTGAGAGTCTGGACTTGATATACCAAGCAACTCAGACGGGCGTCAATATAATCGCCGAGAACGGCGGCACGATATGGAGCGCGGCTGCGCACTATCCACTGATAGCCACTAACGCCTACGGAGGCTGTCTAGCTATAGTCGACAGACCCTATATATACTATGTCTACGTTAATCAGAGCAGGGGTCTGATAAACGTAAGCTTAGTTAAATATTCTGTGGTATCTTTGTTCACGCCGTATGGCTACATGATATGGTCCAAGGGCTTGAGCCGTCAAAATATAACCGCCGTCGCCACCAACTGCGTCCAAGTGGCGGTTGGAACTGAGTCTGGTGAAGTCATTGTGGTTGACGAGAAGGGCATAGAGGCGACCTATAGTCTGGGCGCGCCGGTTACGGCCCTCGCCTACAGCCGTGACGGCAACACTATCTATGCCGGTACATATTCAGGCGCGCTGTACGCCATCTCCGGCGCATCCGTGACACAGTTGGCGTCCAACCCAGGCACAGTGTACTTCATAGGGGCAAATCCAGGCGCTCAGCCGTACGCAGTATGGTTCTACAAAGGCCGTCTGCCGCACCTCATAATCTGGCCCCTTGGAGTCGATCTGACACCGGGCGCTATTACGGAATACGGCACAAACACGCCCGCCGTAGCCGCCGCAGTGAGCCAAGACGGATCGACGCTCGCAGTGGGCATCTACGATCAGCTCTACGTATATAGAGACGGCTCTCTCCAGTTCACCGCAATGCTCCCCTCAGCGCCTACTGCAATAGCTGTCTCCGGCAACGGCTCTATCATCGTCGTCGGCACCTTGGGAGGCCAAGTTGTGGTATATTGGAACGGCCATTTAGCGGCCGAGTGGGACGCCGGTGCGCCAGTCACCAGCGTGGCGACATCGTGGGACGGCCTCACTGTAGCCGTTGAGACTTGGGGAACCGTCAAGTTCCAGCGTTTGGCGATAGGGATGATCAAAGTAGTAGATCCAGCGGCGACTATAGAGGTCACAGGCCCCGAGCCCTGCCTCAATGAGACCATAGACGTAGTATCGTCGGGATCTACGTTCACATACCAAGTGGCCGGCACTGCCCAAGTCCTTCTGCCAGTGGGCCCGGTACAGATAATACCACAGTATAGATACCTCAGCCAGTCCTCGCGTTGTGCCCCTCTGAACAATGTGACTCTATCGGTATCGGGCAATCTGCAGTCCCCCGTTATCCTCTACTACCAACTTCAATACAGAGTGGACATAAGTCCTCCTGGTCTTGTGTCCGGCCCCACGTGGGCCGCCGGCACAACGGTATATGCAGCAAACCCGAGAGTGCAGATCTTGATGTTCGGCGGTCCTGCAGGCGCGGGATCCACAGCCGACATGGTTCTGGACCATTGGGTAGTCAATAACACTGTCATAAACGTACCGGCGCCCTCCATAGCCGTCAACGTCAATGGCCCAACGACGGTCACCGCGGTCTATAAAGTTTTGGCGCCGTCCATTGTACAGATAAACTCAACGGCGCGTTGGAGACTGAGAGGTCTCGTGGTCTACGACCAGTACGGCCAACCAGTGTCCTCGGGGCTCACGCCCTATGTTACGACGTACCCCGTCACTACGACCGCCTACTATGTGATGCAGTACCTAGTTACAACAAAATGGCCGGCGGCTGTCAACGGCTCACAGTCGTTGTGGGCCGATCAATACTCCTACGTCCAATTTACGGCGCCATTGATCTACGACTTCGGGAACGGCACCCGCCTCTACTTCCATGGGTGGAGCAACGGCCAGTCGGGCAACTTCACGGCTGAGGTGACAGGGCCTTTGACGGTGGATCCGATATACTCAGTCCAATATCTAGTCGTAGTCAAACAGCCTGGCACAGTTAACGGCATGAGCTCTGTATGGGCCGACAAGGGGAGCACTATCACATTGAACATACCCGAGGCCTTGAGCACATCTGGTCAGACTCGTACGGCGTTTGCTTATTGGGTCATTAACGGCAAGGCCGGCCCGTCCTCGCCTACAGCCAAAGTGACCGTAGAGGGTCCCATGAATGTAACTTATGCAACCAAGACTCAGTATCTAGTGACGTTCCAGAGCAAATACGGCACACCAAGCGTGGCTGAGACGTGGGCCGACGCAGGGTCTACGTTGTATGTGACGGTGAGCCCAGACCAAGTCTGGAGCCCGCCGCCGTTGCTCTACCAGTTCGGCGGATGGCAGAGCCCCAGCGGGCAAGTCTTCAACTCGCCCTCTGTAGTGGTCGTCGCGCCCGGCACATACACGGCCGTGTGGAACCTCAATCCTCTTCCGTTAATTATAATAGCCGCTGCAGCCGGCGGAGGAGCCGGCGCCTACATCATCATAAGGCGCCGCCATGCAGCCCTCGCCGCCGAGCTGAGCGCCGGCACCTAG
- a CDS encoding SufD family Fe-S cluster assembly protein yields MKLNELKARAAELVAKLPYQEYADSPGVKHYIDWSKYEGYTADAPRLSASPAPCEVSVVNGTLAGVGSCGGVEAWASDEAPLRYITIENKMQALIFSKVLEAVHVKLWGRPNAPVVIRASASGQRAFSAAYLYLDVESGFEGDVVILAESFGDVLNAVIVEGTVGDGSSLNLSTVSISAGGPHYVLVRTSVGSRTSVVARPLAYSGSMNSVIEEYVVQGERSSVDVVGLDVGAGDSKIHHYVASVNDGEYGRSRIRLIAISRDRAWVIQRALGRITKQGRWSESVAEGVSYIASPEAVAVTQPVLYIDTGDVLGAKHSAADASLDDEKVFYLRSRGFSPGELPSLVMLSLIDQYKSSLPEGLSRALSPYLAKIET; encoded by the coding sequence GTGAAGTTGAACGAGCTGAAAGCTCGCGCCGCGGAGCTCGTTGCTAAGTTACCGTATCAAGAGTACGCCGACTCGCCCGGCGTTAAACACTATATCGATTGGTCTAAATATGAGGGCTATACAGCAGATGCCCCGCGACTTAGCGCAAGCCCTGCCCCTTGCGAGGTCTCAGTGGTTAACGGAACACTGGCAGGAGTAGGCTCTTGTGGGGGCGTCGAGGCGTGGGCCTCCGACGAGGCGCCCCTCCGCTATATTACTATTGAGAACAAGATGCAAGCCCTCATCTTCTCGAAGGTACTTGAGGCCGTCCACGTCAAGTTGTGGGGACGGCCCAATGCGCCCGTTGTGATCAGAGCATCTGCATCGGGCCAGAGGGCATTCTCAGCGGCATATCTCTATCTCGATGTTGAGAGCGGCTTCGAGGGCGACGTAGTGATCTTGGCGGAGAGCTTTGGCGACGTGCTCAACGCCGTAATAGTGGAGGGAACAGTCGGCGATGGATCATCGCTCAACCTCTCAACAGTCTCCATCTCGGCGGGGGGACCCCACTACGTATTGGTCAGGACGTCCGTGGGATCCAGAACGTCCGTAGTGGCTAGGCCTCTAGCTTACTCGGGCTCCATGAATAGTGTAATCGAAGAGTATGTAGTACAAGGGGAAAGATCCTCTGTGGACGTAGTAGGGCTTGACGTAGGCGCCGGCGATTCCAAAATACACCACTACGTGGCCTCTGTGAACGATGGAGAGTACGGAAGGAGCAGGATAAGGCTGATCGCCATATCTAGAGACAGGGCATGGGTGATCCAGAGGGCCTTGGGGAGAATAACGAAGCAAGGCAGATGGAGCGAGAGCGTGGCTGAGGGCGTGTCGTACATAGCATCGCCCGAGGCCGTGGCCGTAACTCAGCCCGTCCTCTATATAGACACGGGTGACGTCTTGGGCGCGAAGCACTCGGCCGCAGACGCATCGTTGGACGACGAGAAGGTCTTCTACCTCAGGAGCCGGGGGTTCTCTCCCGGCGAATTGCCCTCGTTGGTCATGTTGAGCCTTATAGACCAATATAAGTCGTCACTACCCGAGGGCCTGTCGAGGGCCCTTTCCCCTTACTTGGCAAAGATAGAAACGTAA
- a CDS encoding bis(5'-nucleosyl)-tetraphosphatase: MEEVSAGAVVFFESGGKIEYLLLHYPAGHWDFPKGNIEFGESPEEAALREIKEETGLDVELITTFREEIEYFYYRGGKRIRKRVIYFLARARSKDVRLSWEHSGFVWLPFDEALSRTTYENSRRVLARAHAYIRERLVGR; this comes from the coding sequence ATGGAGGAGGTATCGGCCGGTGCCGTAGTATTCTTCGAGAGCGGGGGGAAGATCGAGTACCTGTTGCTCCACTATCCGGCCGGCCACTGGGATTTCCCCAAGGGGAACATCGAATTCGGCGAATCGCCGGAGGAGGCCGCATTGAGAGAAATAAAAGAGGAGACAGGACTAGACGTAGAGCTCATCACTACATTCCGTGAGGAGATCGAGTACTTCTACTACAGGGGCGGCAAGAGGATCAGAAAGAGGGTCATCTACTTCTTGGCCAGGGCGCGATCTAAGGACGTCAGACTTTCGTGGGAGCACAGCGGCTTCGTCTGGCTACCTTTCGATGAGGCGTTATCTCGGACCACTTACGAAAATTCCAGACGCGTTCTAGCGAGGGCCCACGCCTATATAAGAGAAAGGCTCGTAGGCCGTTGA
- a CDS encoding DNA topoisomerase produces the protein MLIVAEKRSVAQAIAKYLATSYSYFKISGVMAYRFKYKDRQAVSLGLSGHILDFDFPQELNKWNALEPVELFDKITVLVPRDETIKYLYALRALARDEDEVYLALDADSEGEAIAYEVVLQVRAVNPRARFKRVRFNAVTKKDIVQAFERPVELDLKVVEKVFARMVSDLTIGAAFTRLLTLAVREVDNKALPFGKFLSYGPCQTPVLGLVVSRELERLNFKPEEYYVVKGIVETEAGSFEARSRPFKAREEAEAAVRAARVSLGKVIEARFEETRVKPPAPLDTVELERRASKWLNIRAKAALDTAEELYRRGYISYPRTETTIYPPTLDLRAVLEELTNTQFGQYAERLLRGPISPTRGNSDDRAHPPIYPTRGATKAEVERALGTRAWKLYEFVVRHFLATLSPPAIVERQRIAVAFGPLVLEAEGRRIIERGYWEIYPYEEEEDRRLPRVQAGVWARMVSAKIEKKKTEPPPRMSESELLRLMKKYGIGTDATMQDHIHTNVIRGYMRIVGGRCVPTKLGMTLASSLMNHARPIIDPTVRSKMEAALQDIAVGRADVKKVLETIRGEFKTFYKGLYEKRQEIARELVKVLREETRNGPRSDV, from the coding sequence GTGCTCATCGTTGCTGAGAAGAGATCTGTGGCACAGGCTATAGCCAAATATTTAGCCACATCCTATTCCTACTTCAAAATATCTGGCGTGATGGCATATAGGTTTAAGTATAAGGACAGACAAGCGGTCAGCTTGGGCCTCAGCGGCCACATCCTCGACTTCGACTTCCCACAAGAGCTGAACAAGTGGAATGCCCTGGAGCCCGTGGAGCTCTTCGATAAGATAACCGTGTTGGTTCCTCGGGACGAGACAATAAAATATCTGTATGCCTTAAGGGCGTTGGCCCGGGACGAAGACGAGGTGTACCTGGCTCTTGACGCCGACTCAGAGGGCGAGGCAATAGCCTATGAGGTCGTGCTCCAAGTGAGGGCCGTTAACCCCCGCGCGCGGTTCAAGAGAGTGAGATTCAACGCTGTTACTAAGAAGGATATAGTACAGGCGTTTGAGCGCCCTGTGGAGCTGGATCTCAAAGTAGTCGAGAAGGTCTTCGCAAGGATGGTGAGCGATTTGACAATAGGGGCAGCCTTCACAAGGCTTTTGACGCTCGCCGTGAGGGAGGTAGACAACAAGGCGCTTCCGTTTGGGAAGTTCCTCAGCTACGGGCCTTGCCAGACGCCCGTGTTGGGCCTAGTTGTGTCAAGAGAGCTGGAGCGTCTCAACTTCAAGCCCGAGGAGTACTATGTAGTCAAGGGCATCGTTGAGACCGAGGCGGGCTCCTTTGAGGCTCGCTCGAGGCCGTTCAAGGCGAGGGAGGAGGCCGAGGCGGCCGTGAGAGCGGCTAGAGTCTCGTTGGGTAAAGTGATCGAGGCGAGATTCGAGGAGACTAGGGTTAAGCCGCCGGCGCCTCTAGATACTGTGGAGCTCGAGAGAAGGGCGAGCAAATGGCTGAACATCAGAGCAAAGGCCGCGTTGGACACAGCCGAGGAGCTTTATCGAAGGGGCTATATCTCTTATCCACGCACTGAGACGACGATATATCCGCCCACTTTAGATCTGAGGGCTGTGTTGGAGGAACTGACCAATACCCAGTTTGGCCAATACGCCGAGCGGCTCTTGAGAGGCCCTATATCGCCCACCCGCGGCAACTCGGACGACAGAGCACACCCGCCCATCTACCCCACCCGAGGTGCGACTAAAGCTGAAGTAGAACGGGCGTTGGGGACAAGGGCGTGGAAGCTCTACGAGTTTGTAGTCAGACACTTCTTGGCCACTTTGAGCCCGCCAGCGATCGTGGAGCGCCAGAGGATCGCTGTGGCGTTCGGCCCGCTGGTTCTAGAGGCAGAGGGCAGAAGGATAATAGAAAGAGGATATTGGGAAATATATCCCTATGAGGAGGAAGAGGATAGGCGCCTGCCGAGGGTACAAGCCGGCGTCTGGGCCAGGATGGTCTCAGCAAAAATTGAGAAAAAGAAGACGGAGCCCCCTCCTCGGATGAGCGAGTCGGAGCTCTTGAGGCTGATGAAAAAGTACGGAATAGGGACGGATGCCACTATGCAAGACCATATACACACCAACGTAATAAGAGGATACATGAGGATAGTTGGCGGCCGTTGTGTGCCCACAAAGCTTGGCATGACTCTGGCCAGCTCGTTGATGAACCATGCAAGGCCAATAATAGACCCGACAGTTAGGTCTAAAATGGAGGCCGCCCTCCAAGACATAGCGGTTGGTCGCGCTGACGTTAAGAAGGTATTAGAGACAATCAGAGGAGAGTTCAAGACCTTCTATAAGGGCCTCTACGAGAAGAGGCAGGAGATAGCGCGGGAGCTCGTCAAAGTCCTAAGGGAGGAGACACGCAATGGCCCCAGATCTGATGTCTAA
- the dpdh gene encoding D-proline dehydrogenase gives MRAIVVGGGIVGLFTAYYLRREGVDVVVVDQQSLGETSRAAAGILEFTRFKINRINVKGYPTSYLLMLSRGAARIRHIDLKWLMAYARVYDRDPGPETWEQIRDMGKFSWSEYRRLAEEKNDFDYAEEPLYELVKDVEREAEELRRDPLNPKFEVSELEGRPAIAYLEAAKLSTDLAVERLISEADARHVRASADEIGDGYVVVAGKRVEADLVVVAAGWRTAKLLGAPVAPFKGYGYRLKTAQRPRAMFIDLADTGIAVVPLSGWVKVTGRFDLDSTEDHSPSAKVLEAARKLFGDVEVIDMAVGYRPCTPDGLPILEKIGERLVVATGACRLGWTFGPAMGKLAADLGLGRLKSTSFTSRRFLQ, from the coding sequence ATGAGGGCCATAGTGGTCGGCGGAGGCATCGTGGGCCTCTTCACGGCCTACTATCTCAGGAGGGAGGGCGTTGACGTCGTCGTGGTTGACCAACAGAGCTTGGGGGAGACGTCGAGAGCCGCCGCAGGCATTCTGGAGTTCACTAGGTTTAAGATTAACAGAATCAACGTCAAGGGGTATCCAACCTCCTATCTATTGATGTTAAGTAGGGGGGCGGCAAGGATACGCCACATCGACCTAAAATGGCTGATGGCATATGCGAGAGTGTACGATAGAGATCCCGGGCCTGAGACATGGGAGCAGATCAGAGATATGGGCAAGTTCTCGTGGTCAGAGTACAGAAGACTAGCCGAGGAAAAGAACGACTTCGACTACGCAGAGGAGCCGTTGTACGAGCTAGTCAAGGACGTTGAGCGAGAGGCCGAGGAGCTCAGACGCGATCCTCTGAATCCCAAATTTGAGGTATCAGAGCTGGAGGGGAGACCGGCGATAGCCTATCTTGAGGCCGCCAAGCTTTCTACGGACTTAGCCGTTGAGAGACTGATCTCCGAGGCAGACGCGCGGCACGTGAGGGCGAGCGCCGACGAGATCGGCGATGGCTACGTAGTCGTAGCAGGCAAAAGAGTCGAGGCCGATTTAGTCGTCGTTGCGGCGGGCTGGAGGACCGCCAAGCTACTTGGAGCGCCAGTGGCGCCGTTTAAGGGCTACGGCTATAGGCTGAAGACTGCACAGAGGCCGCGCGCAATGTTCATAGACTTGGCGGACACAGGCATCGCGGTGGTGCCTCTGAGTGGTTGGGTCAAGGTCACTGGGAGATTCGACTTAGACTCAACTGAGGATCATTCGCCGTCGGCAAAGGTGTTGGAAGCCGCGCGTAAACTATTCGGTGATGTGGAGGTTATAGACATGGCGGTCGGATACAGGCCGTGTACGCCCGACGGCCTCCCCATCTTGGAGAAAATAGGCGAACGGCTTGTGGTCGCGACTGGCGCATGTAGACTGGGTTGGACCTTCGGGCCCGCGATGGGCAAGCTTGCGGCCGACTTGGGCCTTGGGAGACTTAAATCGACCTCTTTTACGTCGAGAAGGTTTCTTCAATAA